The following coding sequences lie in one Mus musculus strain C57BL/6J chromosome 11, GRCm38.p6 C57BL/6J genomic window:
- the Hdac5 gene encoding histone deacetylase 5 isoform X7, whose translation MPSSMGGGGGGSPSPVELRGALAGPMDPALREQQLQQELLVLKQQQQLQKQLLFAEFQKQHDHLTRQHEVQLQKHLKQQQEMLAAKRQQELEQQRQREQQRQEELEKQRLEQQLLILRNKEKSKESAIASTEVKLRLQEFLLSKSKEPTPGGLNHSLPQHPKCWGAHHASLDQSSPPQSGPPGTPPSYKLPLLGPYDSRDDFPLRKTASEPNLKVRSRLKQKVAERRSSPLLRRKDGTVISTFKKRAVEITGTGPGVSSVCNSAPGSGPSSPNSSHSTIAENGFTGSVPNIPTEMIPQHRALPLDSSPNQFSLYTSPSLPNISLGLQATVTVTNSHLTASPKLSTQQEAERQALQSLRQGGTLTGKFMSTSSIPGCLLGVALEGDTSPHGHASLLQHVLLLEQARQQSTLIAVPLHGQSPLVTGERVATSMRTVGKLPRHRPLSRTQSSPLPQSPQALQQLVMQQQHQQFLEKQKQQQMQLGKILTKTGELSRQPTTHPEETEEELTEQQEALLGEGALTIPREGSTESESTQEDLEEEEEEEEEEEEDCIQVKDEDGESGPDEGPDLEESSAGYKKLFADAQQLQPLQVYQAPLSLATVPHQALGRTQSSPAAPGSMKSPTDQPTVVKHLFTTGVVYDTFMLKHQCMCGNTHVHPEHAGRIQSIWSRLQETGLLGKCERIRGRKATLDEIQTVHSEYHTLLYGTSPLNRQKLDSKKLLGPISQKMYAMLPCGGIGVDSDTVWNEMHSSSAVRMAVGCLVELAFKVAAGELKNGFAIIRPPGHHAEESTAMGFCFFNSVAITAKLLQQKLSVGKVLIVDWDIHHGNGTQQAFYNDPSVLYISLHRYDNGNFFPGSGAPEEVGGGPGVGYNVNVAWTGGVDPPIGDVEYLTAFRTVVMPIAQEFSPDVVLVSAGFDAVEGHLSPLGGYSVTARCFGHLTRQLMTLAGGRVVLALEGGHDLTAICDASEACVSALLSVELQPLDEAVLQQKPSVNAVATLEKVIEIQSKHWSCVQRFAAGLGCSLREAQTGEKEEAETVSAMALLSVGAEQAQAVATQEHSPRPAEEPMEQEPAL comes from the exons TGCCCAGCTCCatggggggtggaggtggaggtagcCCCAGCCCCGTGGAGCTTCGGGGGGCTCTGGCGGGCCCCATGGACCCTGCGCTACGGGAGCAGCAACTGCAGCAGGAGCTCCTGGTCctcaagcagcagcagcagctccagaAGCAGCTCCTGTTCGCCGAGTTCCAGAAGCAGCACGACCACTTGACGCGGCAGCACGAGGTCCAGCTGCAGAAGCACCTCAAG cagcagcaggagatgCTGGCGGCTAAGAGGCAGCAGGAGCTGGAGCAGCAGCGGCAGCGGGAGCAGCAGCggcaggaggagctggagaaacagcggctggagcagcagctgctcATCCTGCGCAACAAGGAGAAGAGCAAAGAGA GTGCCATCGCCAGCACCGAGGTAAAGCTGAGGCTCCAGGAATTCCTGTTGTCCAAGTCAAAGGAGCCCACGCCAGGCGGCCTCAACCATTCCCTCCCACAGCACCCCAAATGCTG gggAGCCCACCACGCTTCTTTGGACCAGAGTTCCCCTCCCCAGAGCGGCCCTCCTGGGACGCCTCCCTCCTACAAATTGCCTTTGCTTGGGCCCTATGACAGCCGTGATGACTTTCCCCTCCGTAAAACGG CCTCGGAACCCAACTTAAAAGTACGTTCGAGGCTAAAACAGAAGGTAGCCGAGAGGAGAAGCAGTCCCCTCCTGCGTCGAAAGGATGGCACTGTTATTAGTACTTTTAAGAAGAGAGCAGTTGAGATCACCGGCACGGGGCCTGGGG TGTCGTCCGTGTGTAACAGTGCGCCCGGCTCTGGCCCCAGCTCTCCCAACAGTTCCCACAGCACCATCGCTGAGAACGGCTTTACTGGCTCAGTCCCCAACATCCCCACTGAG ATGATCCCCCAGCACCGGGCCCTCCCTCTGGACAGTTCCCCAAACCAGTTCAGCCTCTATACGTCTCCTTCTCTGCCCAACATCTCCCTAGGGCTGCAGGCCACTGTCACTGTCACCAACTCGCACCTCACC GCCTCCCCGAAGCTGTCAACACAGCAGGAGGCTGAGAGGCAGGCCCTTCAGTCCCTGCGGCAGGGCGGCACACTGACCGGCAAGTTCATGAGCACATCCTCCATCCCTGGCTGCCTGTTGGGAGTGGCACTGGAGGGTGACACAAGCCCCCACGGGCACGCTTCCCTGCTGCAGCACGTTTTGCTCCTGGAGCAGGCCCGGCAACAGAGCACGCTCATAGCAG tgccgCTCCATGGGCAGTCCCCACTGGTGACGGGTGAACGTGTGGCCACCAGCATGAGGACGGTGGGTAAGCTCCCGAGGCACCGACCTCTGAGCCGCACTCAGTCCTCCCCGCTGCCGCAGAGTCCCCAGGCCCTGCAGCAGCTGGTcatgcagcagcagcaccagcagttcctggagaagcagaagcagcagcagatgcAGCTGGGCAAG ATCCTTACCAAAACTGGGGAGCTGTCAAGGCAGCCCACCACTCACCCggaggagacagaagaggagcTGACGGAGCAGCAGGAGGCCTTGCTGGGAGAGGGGGCCCTGACCATTCCCCGGGAAGGCTCTACAGAAAGTGAGAGCACCCAGGAAGacctagaagaggaggaggaggaggaggaggaggaagaggaggactgcATTCAGGTCAAGGATGAGGATGGCGAGAGTGGTCCTGATGAAGGCCCTGACTTAGAAGAGTCCAGTGCTGGTTACAAAAAG TTGTTCGCAGATGCCCAGCAGTTACAGCCCCTCCAGGTGTACCAGGCACCCCTCAGCCTGGCCACTGTGCCTCATCAGGCCCTGGGCCGCACCCAGTCCTCACCTGCTGCTCCTGGGAGCATGAAGAGCCCCACAGACCAACCCACTGTGGTGAAGCACCTCTTCACCACAG GTGTGGTCTATGACACGTTCATGCTGAAGCACCAGTGTATGTGCGGAAACACACACGTGCACCCAGAGCACGCCGGCCGCATCCAGAGCATCTGGTCCCGgctgcaggaaactggtctgctCGGCAAGTGTGAG CGGATCCGGGGTCGTAAAGCCACACTGGATGAAATCCAGACCGTGCACTCTGAGTACCACACCCTGCTCTATGGGACCAGCCCCCTTAACCGGCAGAAGCTGGACAGCAAGAAGCTGCTTG GCCCCATCAGCCAGAAGATGTACGCCATGCTGCCCTGTGGGGGCATTGGG GTGGACAGTGACACGGTGTGGAATGAGATGCACTCCTCAAGTGCCGTGCGAATGGCAGTGGGCTGCCTGGTGGAGCTGGCCTTCAAGGTGGCTGCAGGAGAGCTCAAG AATGGATTTGCTATCATCCGGCCCCCAGGACACCATGCTGAGGAGTCCACAGCCAT GGGATTCTGCTTCTTCAACTCCGTAGCCATCACAGCTAAACTCCTGCAGCAGAAGCTGAGCGTGGGCAAGGTCCTCATCGTGGACTGG GATATTCACCATGGCAACGGCACCCAGCAAGCATTCTACAACGATCCCTCTGTGCTCTACATCTCCCTGCATCGCTACGACAACGGGAACTTCTTTCCAGGCTCTGGGGCTCCTGAAGAG GTTGGTGGAGGGCCAGGTGTGGGGTACAACGTAAATGTGGCGTGGACAGGAGGTGTGGATCCCCCCATTGGAGATGTGGAATACCTGACAGCCTTCAG GACAGTGGTGATGCCCATTGCCCAGGAGTTCTCACCTGACGTCGTCCTAGTCTCCGCTGGGTTTGAtgctgttgaaggacatctgtctCCACTGGGTGGCTATTCTGTCACCGCCAGAT GTTTTGGCCACTTGACCAGGCAGCTCATGACACTGGCTGGGGGCCGGGTGGTGCTGGCCCTGGAGGGAGGCCATGACTTGACCGCCATCTGTGATGCCTCTGAGGCCTGTGTCTCGGCTCTGCTCAGCGTGGAG CTGCAGCCCTTGGATGAAGCAGTCTTGCAGCAAAAGCCCAGCGTCAATGCGGTTGCCACACTAGAGAAAGTCATCGAGATCCAGA GCAAACACTGGAGCTGTGTACAGAGGTTTGCCGCTGGTCTGGGCTGCTCGCTGCGGGAGGCTCAGACAGGTGAGAAAGAGGAGGCCGAGACTGTGAGCGCCATGGCCCTGCTTTCCGTGGGGGCTGAGCAGGCCCAGGCTGTTGCCACTCAAGAGCACAGCCCCAG GCCAGCAGAGGAGCCCATGGAGCAGGAGCCTGCCCTGTGA
- the Hdac5 gene encoding histone deacetylase 5 isoform X4 → MNSPNESADGMSGREPSLEILPRTPLHSIPVAVEVKPVLPGAMPSSMGGGGGGSPSPVELRGALAGPMDPALREQQLQQELLVLKQQQQLQKQLLFAEFQKQHDHLTRQHEVQLQKHLKQQQEMLAAKRQQELEQQRQREQQRQEELEKQRLEQQLLILRNKEKSKESAIASTEVKLRLQEFLLSKSKEPTPGGLNHSLPQHPKCWGAHHASLDQSSPPQSGPPGTPPSYKLPLLGPYDSRDDFPLRKTASEPNLKVRSRLKQKVAERRSSPLLRRKDGTVISTFKKRAVEITGTGPGVSSVCNSAPGSGPSSPNSSHSTIAENGFTGSVPNIPTEMIPQHRALPLDSSPNQFSLYTSPSLPNISLGLQATVTVTNSHLTASPKLSTQQEAERQALQSLRQGGTLTGKFMSTSSIPGCLLGVALEGDTSPHGHASLLQHVLLLEQARQQSTLIAVPLHGQSPLVTGERVATSMRTVGKLPRHRPLSRTQSSPLPQSPQALQQLVMQQQHQQFLEKQKQQQMQLGKILTKTGELSRQPTTHPEETEEELTEQQEALLGEGALTIPREGSTESESTQEDLEEEEEEEEEEEEDCIQVKDEDGESGPDEGPDLEESSAGYKKLFADAQQLQPLQVYQAPLSLATVPHQALGRTQSSPAAPGSMKSPTDQPTVVKHLFTTGVVYDTFMLKHQCMCGNTHVHPEHAGRIQSIWSRLQETGLLGKCERIRGRKATLDEIQTVHSEYHTLLYGTSPLNRQKLDSKKLLGPISQKMYAMLPCGGIGVDSDTVWNEMHSSSAVRMAVGCLVELAFKVAAGELKNGFAIIRPPGHHAEESTAMGFCFFNSVAITAKLLQQKLSVGKVLIVDWDIHHGNGTQQAFYNDPSVLYISLHRYDNGNFFPGSGAPEEVGGGPGVGYNVNVAWTGGVDPPIGDVEYLTAFRTVVMPIAQEFSPDVVLVSAGFDAVEGHLSPLGGYSVTARCFGHLTRQLMTLAGGRVVLALEGGHDLTAICDASEACVSALLSVELQPLDEAVLQQKPSVNAVATLEKVIEIQSKHWSCVQRFAAGLGCSLREAQTGEKEEAETVSAMALLSVGAEQAQAVATQEHSPRPAEEPMEQEPAL, encoded by the exons TGCCCAGCTCCatggggggtggaggtggaggtagcCCCAGCCCCGTGGAGCTTCGGGGGGCTCTGGCGGGCCCCATGGACCCTGCGCTACGGGAGCAGCAACTGCAGCAGGAGCTCCTGGTCctcaagcagcagcagcagctccagaAGCAGCTCCTGTTCGCCGAGTTCCAGAAGCAGCACGACCACTTGACGCGGCAGCACGAGGTCCAGCTGCAGAAGCACCTCAAG cagcagcaggagatgCTGGCGGCTAAGAGGCAGCAGGAGCTGGAGCAGCAGCGGCAGCGGGAGCAGCAGCggcaggaggagctggagaaacagcggctggagcagcagctgctcATCCTGCGCAACAAGGAGAAGAGCAAAGAGA GTGCCATCGCCAGCACCGAGGTAAAGCTGAGGCTCCAGGAATTCCTGTTGTCCAAGTCAAAGGAGCCCACGCCAGGCGGCCTCAACCATTCCCTCCCACAGCACCCCAAATGCTG gggAGCCCACCACGCTTCTTTGGACCAGAGTTCCCCTCCCCAGAGCGGCCCTCCTGGGACGCCTCCCTCCTACAAATTGCCTTTGCTTGGGCCCTATGACAGCCGTGATGACTTTCCCCTCCGTAAAACGG CCTCGGAACCCAACTTAAAAGTACGTTCGAGGCTAAAACAGAAGGTAGCCGAGAGGAGAAGCAGTCCCCTCCTGCGTCGAAAGGATGGCACTGTTATTAGTACTTTTAAGAAGAGAGCAGTTGAGATCACCGGCACGGGGCCTGGGG TGTCGTCCGTGTGTAACAGTGCGCCCGGCTCTGGCCCCAGCTCTCCCAACAGTTCCCACAGCACCATCGCTGAGAACGGCTTTACTGGCTCAGTCCCCAACATCCCCACTGAG ATGATCCCCCAGCACCGGGCCCTCCCTCTGGACAGTTCCCCAAACCAGTTCAGCCTCTATACGTCTCCTTCTCTGCCCAACATCTCCCTAGGGCTGCAGGCCACTGTCACTGTCACCAACTCGCACCTCACC GCCTCCCCGAAGCTGTCAACACAGCAGGAGGCTGAGAGGCAGGCCCTTCAGTCCCTGCGGCAGGGCGGCACACTGACCGGCAAGTTCATGAGCACATCCTCCATCCCTGGCTGCCTGTTGGGAGTGGCACTGGAGGGTGACACAAGCCCCCACGGGCACGCTTCCCTGCTGCAGCACGTTTTGCTCCTGGAGCAGGCCCGGCAACAGAGCACGCTCATAGCAG tgccgCTCCATGGGCAGTCCCCACTGGTGACGGGTGAACGTGTGGCCACCAGCATGAGGACGGTGGGTAAGCTCCCGAGGCACCGACCTCTGAGCCGCACTCAGTCCTCCCCGCTGCCGCAGAGTCCCCAGGCCCTGCAGCAGCTGGTcatgcagcagcagcaccagcagttcctggagaagcagaagcagcagcagatgcAGCTGGGCAAG ATCCTTACCAAAACTGGGGAGCTGTCAAGGCAGCCCACCACTCACCCggaggagacagaagaggagcTGACGGAGCAGCAGGAGGCCTTGCTGGGAGAGGGGGCCCTGACCATTCCCCGGGAAGGCTCTACAGAAAGTGAGAGCACCCAGGAAGacctagaagaggaggaggaggaggaggaggaggaagaggaggactgcATTCAGGTCAAGGATGAGGATGGCGAGAGTGGTCCTGATGAAGGCCCTGACTTAGAAGAGTCCAGTGCTGGTTACAAAAAG TTGTTCGCAGATGCCCAGCAGTTACAGCCCCTCCAGGTGTACCAGGCACCCCTCAGCCTGGCCACTGTGCCTCATCAGGCCCTGGGCCGCACCCAGTCCTCACCTGCTGCTCCTGGGAGCATGAAGAGCCCCACAGACCAACCCACTGTGGTGAAGCACCTCTTCACCACAG GTGTGGTCTATGACACGTTCATGCTGAAGCACCAGTGTATGTGCGGAAACACACACGTGCACCCAGAGCACGCCGGCCGCATCCAGAGCATCTGGTCCCGgctgcaggaaactggtctgctCGGCAAGTGTGAG CGGATCCGGGGTCGTAAAGCCACACTGGATGAAATCCAGACCGTGCACTCTGAGTACCACACCCTGCTCTATGGGACCAGCCCCCTTAACCGGCAGAAGCTGGACAGCAAGAAGCTGCTTG GCCCCATCAGCCAGAAGATGTACGCCATGCTGCCCTGTGGGGGCATTGGG GTGGACAGTGACACGGTGTGGAATGAGATGCACTCCTCAAGTGCCGTGCGAATGGCAGTGGGCTGCCTGGTGGAGCTGGCCTTCAAGGTGGCTGCAGGAGAGCTCAAG AATGGATTTGCTATCATCCGGCCCCCAGGACACCATGCTGAGGAGTCCACAGCCAT GGGATTCTGCTTCTTCAACTCCGTAGCCATCACAGCTAAACTCCTGCAGCAGAAGCTGAGCGTGGGCAAGGTCCTCATCGTGGACTGG GATATTCACCATGGCAACGGCACCCAGCAAGCATTCTACAACGATCCCTCTGTGCTCTACATCTCCCTGCATCGCTACGACAACGGGAACTTCTTTCCAGGCTCTGGGGCTCCTGAAGAG GTTGGTGGAGGGCCAGGTGTGGGGTACAACGTAAATGTGGCGTGGACAGGAGGTGTGGATCCCCCCATTGGAGATGTGGAATACCTGACAGCCTTCAG GACAGTGGTGATGCCCATTGCCCAGGAGTTCTCACCTGACGTCGTCCTAGTCTCCGCTGGGTTTGAtgctgttgaaggacatctgtctCCACTGGGTGGCTATTCTGTCACCGCCAGAT GTTTTGGCCACTTGACCAGGCAGCTCATGACACTGGCTGGGGGCCGGGTGGTGCTGGCCCTGGAGGGAGGCCATGACTTGACCGCCATCTGTGATGCCTCTGAGGCCTGTGTCTCGGCTCTGCTCAGCGTGGAG CTGCAGCCCTTGGATGAAGCAGTCTTGCAGCAAAAGCCCAGCGTCAATGCGGTTGCCACACTAGAGAAAGTCATCGAGATCCAGA GCAAACACTGGAGCTGTGTACAGAGGTTTGCCGCTGGTCTGGGCTGCTCGCTGCGGGAGGCTCAGACAGGTGAGAAAGAGGAGGCCGAGACTGTGAGCGCCATGGCCCTGCTTTCCGTGGGGGCTGAGCAGGCCCAGGCTGTTGCCACTCAAGAGCACAGCCCCAG GCCAGCAGAGGAGCCCATGGAGCAGGAGCCTGCCCTGTGA
- the Hdac5 gene encoding histone deacetylase 5 isoform 2 (isoform 2 is encoded by transcript variant 2), with translation MNSPNESDGMSGREPSLEILPRTPLHSIPVAVEVKPVLPGAMPSSMGGGGGGSPSPVELRGALAGPMDPALREQQLQQELLVLKQQQQLQKQLLFAEFQKQHDHLTRQHEVQLQKHLKQQQEMLAAKRQQELEQQRQREQQRQEELEKQRLEQQLLILRNKEKSKESAIASTEVKLRLQEFLLSKSKEPTPGGLNHSLPQHPKCWGAHHASLDQSSPPQSGPPGTPPSYKLPLLGPYDSRDDFPLRKTASEPNLKVRSRLKQKVAERRSSPLLRRKDGTVISTFKKRAVEITGTGPGVSSVCNSAPGSGPSSPNSSHSTIAENGFTGSVPNIPTEMIPQHRALPLDSSPNQFSLYTSPSLPNISLGLQATVTVTNSHLTASPKLSTQQEAERQALQSLRQGGTLTGKFMSTSSIPGCLLGVALEGDTSPHGHASLLQHVLLLEQARQQSTLIAVPLHGQSPLVTGERVATSMRTVGKLPRHRPLSRTQSSPLPQSPQALQQLVMQQQHQQFLEKQKQQQMQLGKILTKTGELSRQPTTHPEETEEELTEQQEALLGEGALTIPREGSTESESTQEDLEEEEEEEEEEEEDCIQVKDEDGESGPDEGPDLEESSAGYKKLFADAQQLQPLQVYQAPLSLATVPHQALGRTQSSPAAPGSMKSPTDQPTVVKHLFTTGVVYDTFMLKHQCMCGNTHVHPEHAGRIQSIWSRLQETGLLGKCERIRGRKATLDEIQTVHSEYHTLLYGTSPLNRQKLDSKKLLGPISQKMYAMLPCGGIGVDSDTVWNEMHSSSAVRMAVGCLVELAFKVAAGELKNGFAIIRPPGHHAEESTAMGFCFFNSVAITAKLLQQKLSVGKVLIVDWDIHHGNGTQQAFYNDPSVLYISLHRYDNGNFFPGSGAPEEVGGGPGVGYNVNVAWTGGVDPPIGDVEYLTAFRTVVMPIAQEFSPDVVLVSAGFDAVEGHLSPLGGYSVTARCFGHLTRQLMTLAGGRVVLALEGGHDLTAICDASEACVSALLSVELQPLDEAVLQQKPSVNAVATLEKVIEIQSKHWSCVQRFAAGLGCSLREAQTGEKEEAETVSAMALLSVGAEQAQAVATQEHSPRPAEEPMEQEPAL, from the exons TGCCCAGCTCCatggggggtggaggtggaggtagcCCCAGCCCCGTGGAGCTTCGGGGGGCTCTGGCGGGCCCCATGGACCCTGCGCTACGGGAGCAGCAACTGCAGCAGGAGCTCCTGGTCctcaagcagcagcagcagctccagaAGCAGCTCCTGTTCGCCGAGTTCCAGAAGCAGCACGACCACTTGACGCGGCAGCACGAGGTCCAGCTGCAGAAGCACCTCAAG cagcagcaggagatgCTGGCGGCTAAGAGGCAGCAGGAGCTGGAGCAGCAGCGGCAGCGGGAGCAGCAGCggcaggaggagctggagaaacagcggctggagcagcagctgctcATCCTGCGCAACAAGGAGAAGAGCAAAGAGA GTGCCATCGCCAGCACCGAGGTAAAGCTGAGGCTCCAGGAATTCCTGTTGTCCAAGTCAAAGGAGCCCACGCCAGGCGGCCTCAACCATTCCCTCCCACAGCACCCCAAATGCTG gggAGCCCACCACGCTTCTTTGGACCAGAGTTCCCCTCCCCAGAGCGGCCCTCCTGGGACGCCTCCCTCCTACAAATTGCCTTTGCTTGGGCCCTATGACAGCCGTGATGACTTTCCCCTCCGTAAAACGG CCTCGGAACCCAACTTAAAAGTACGTTCGAGGCTAAAACAGAAGGTAGCCGAGAGGAGAAGCAGTCCCCTCCTGCGTCGAAAGGATGGCACTGTTATTAGTACTTTTAAGAAGAGAGCAGTTGAGATCACCGGCACGGGGCCTGGGG TGTCGTCCGTGTGTAACAGTGCGCCCGGCTCTGGCCCCAGCTCTCCCAACAGTTCCCACAGCACCATCGCTGAGAACGGCTTTACTGGCTCAGTCCCCAACATCCCCACTGAG ATGATCCCCCAGCACCGGGCCCTCCCTCTGGACAGTTCCCCAAACCAGTTCAGCCTCTATACGTCTCCTTCTCTGCCCAACATCTCCCTAGGGCTGCAGGCCACTGTCACTGTCACCAACTCGCACCTCACC GCCTCCCCGAAGCTGTCAACACAGCAGGAGGCTGAGAGGCAGGCCCTTCAGTCCCTGCGGCAGGGCGGCACACTGACCGGCAAGTTCATGAGCACATCCTCCATCCCTGGCTGCCTGTTGGGAGTGGCACTGGAGGGTGACACAAGCCCCCACGGGCACGCTTCCCTGCTGCAGCACGTTTTGCTCCTGGAGCAGGCCCGGCAACAGAGCACGCTCATAGCAG tgccgCTCCATGGGCAGTCCCCACTGGTGACGGGTGAACGTGTGGCCACCAGCATGAGGACGGTGGGTAAGCTCCCGAGGCACCGACCTCTGAGCCGCACTCAGTCCTCCCCGCTGCCGCAGAGTCCCCAGGCCCTGCAGCAGCTGGTcatgcagcagcagcaccagcagttcctggagaagcagaagcagcagcagatgcAGCTGGGCAAG ATCCTTACCAAAACTGGGGAGCTGTCAAGGCAGCCCACCACTCACCCggaggagacagaagaggagcTGACGGAGCAGCAGGAGGCCTTGCTGGGAGAGGGGGCCCTGACCATTCCCCGGGAAGGCTCTACAGAAAGTGAGAGCACCCAGGAAGacctagaagaggaggaggaggaggaggaggaggaagaggaggactgcATTCAGGTCAAGGATGAGGATGGCGAGAGTGGTCCTGATGAAGGCCCTGACTTAGAAGAGTCCAGTGCTGGTTACAAAAAG TTGTTCGCAGATGCCCAGCAGTTACAGCCCCTCCAGGTGTACCAGGCACCCCTCAGCCTGGCCACTGTGCCTCATCAGGCCCTGGGCCGCACCCAGTCCTCACCTGCTGCTCCTGGGAGCATGAAGAGCCCCACAGACCAACCCACTGTGGTGAAGCACCTCTTCACCACAG GTGTGGTCTATGACACGTTCATGCTGAAGCACCAGTGTATGTGCGGAAACACACACGTGCACCCAGAGCACGCCGGCCGCATCCAGAGCATCTGGTCCCGgctgcaggaaactggtctgctCGGCAAGTGTGAG CGGATCCGGGGTCGTAAAGCCACACTGGATGAAATCCAGACCGTGCACTCTGAGTACCACACCCTGCTCTATGGGACCAGCCCCCTTAACCGGCAGAAGCTGGACAGCAAGAAGCTGCTTG GCCCCATCAGCCAGAAGATGTACGCCATGCTGCCCTGTGGGGGCATTGGG GTGGACAGTGACACGGTGTGGAATGAGATGCACTCCTCAAGTGCCGTGCGAATGGCAGTGGGCTGCCTGGTGGAGCTGGCCTTCAAGGTGGCTGCAGGAGAGCTCAAG AATGGATTTGCTATCATCCGGCCCCCAGGACACCATGCTGAGGAGTCCACAGCCAT GGGATTCTGCTTCTTCAACTCCGTAGCCATCACAGCTAAACTCCTGCAGCAGAAGCTGAGCGTGGGCAAGGTCCTCATCGTGGACTGG GATATTCACCATGGCAACGGCACCCAGCAAGCATTCTACAACGATCCCTCTGTGCTCTACATCTCCCTGCATCGCTACGACAACGGGAACTTCTTTCCAGGCTCTGGGGCTCCTGAAGAG GTTGGTGGAGGGCCAGGTGTGGGGTACAACGTAAATGTGGCGTGGACAGGAGGTGTGGATCCCCCCATTGGAGATGTGGAATACCTGACAGCCTTCAG GACAGTGGTGATGCCCATTGCCCAGGAGTTCTCACCTGACGTCGTCCTAGTCTCCGCTGGGTTTGAtgctgttgaaggacatctgtctCCACTGGGTGGCTATTCTGTCACCGCCAGAT GTTTTGGCCACTTGACCAGGCAGCTCATGACACTGGCTGGGGGCCGGGTGGTGCTGGCCCTGGAGGGAGGCCATGACTTGACCGCCATCTGTGATGCCTCTGAGGCCTGTGTCTCGGCTCTGCTCAGCGTGGAG CTGCAGCCCTTGGATGAAGCAGTCTTGCAGCAAAAGCCCAGCGTCAATGCGGTTGCCACACTAGAGAAAGTCATCGAGATCCAGA GCAAACACTGGAGCTGTGTACAGAGGTTTGCCGCTGGTCTGGGCTGCTCGCTGCGGGAGGCTCAGACAGGTGAGAAAGAGGAGGCCGAGACTGTGAGCGCCATGGCCCTGCTTTCCGTGGGGGCTGAGCAGGCCCAGGCTGTTGCCACTCAAGAGCACAGCCCCAG GCCAGCAGAGGAGCCCATGGAGCAGGAGCCTGCCCTGTGA